A window of the Haloarcula rubripromontorii genome harbors these coding sequences:
- the secY gene encoding preprotein translocase subunit SecY — protein sequence MSWKDTAEPLLVRMPAVQRPDGHVPFKRKLTWTGGVLLLYFFLTNVKLFGLDIDASQQVFGRFSSILASGQGSIMQLGIGPIVTASIVLQLLGGADLLGLNTQDDPRDQILYQGLQKLLVLVMICLTGLPMVFAGGFLPADTAVANSLGIGTAGVQWLIFAQMFVGGVLILFMDEVISKWGVGSGIGLFIVAGVSQRLVGGLLTAPFLGNSEGIIYTWYLFITGQRGTGPVLAADGLQTVLLQGELLGLFTTVLIFAVVVYAESVRVEIPLSNARVKGARGRFPVKLIYASVLPMILVRALQANIQFLGRILNAQLGSMPAFLGTYANGQPTGGLFYFLAPVQSRGDWMWWLEGTAQPVWQILTRVGIDLFVMLVGGAIFAVFWVETTDMGPEATAKQIHNSGMQIPGFRQNVGVIEKVLERYIPQVTVIGGALVGLLAVMANMLGTIGGVSGTGLLLTVSITYKLYEEIAEEQLMEMHPMMRQMFG from the coding sequence ATGAGCTGGAAGGACACCGCCGAACCACTGCTTGTCCGGATGCCCGCAGTCCAGCGGCCGGACGGACACGTCCCGTTCAAGCGCAAGCTCACTTGGACAGGGGGCGTGCTCCTGCTGTATTTCTTCCTGACGAACGTGAAGCTGTTCGGGCTGGACATCGACGCCAGTCAACAGGTGTTCGGGCGCTTCTCCTCGATTCTGGCCTCCGGCCAGGGGAGTATCATGCAGCTGGGTATCGGTCCGATCGTTACGGCGTCCATCGTGTTACAGCTCCTCGGTGGTGCGGACCTGCTCGGGCTGAACACCCAAGACGATCCGCGAGATCAGATCCTGTATCAGGGGCTCCAGAAGCTGCTGGTACTTGTGATGATCTGTCTCACCGGGCTCCCGATGGTGTTTGCCGGCGGCTTCCTCCCGGCTGACACAGCGGTCGCGAACTCACTGGGTATCGGCACGGCCGGTGTCCAGTGGCTCATCTTCGCCCAGATGTTCGTCGGCGGTGTCCTCATCCTGTTTATGGACGAGGTCATCTCCAAATGGGGCGTCGGCTCCGGTATCGGCCTGTTCATTGTCGCCGGCGTGAGCCAACGGCTTGTCGGTGGCCTCCTGACGGCCCCGTTCCTCGGGAACAGCGAGGGGATCATCTACACCTGGTACCTGTTCATCACCGGCCAGCGCGGTACCGGACCAGTGCTGGCTGCTGATGGCCTCCAGACCGTGCTGCTCCAAGGCGAACTGCTGGGGCTGTTCACGACAGTCCTCATCTTCGCAGTGGTCGTCTACGCCGAATCGGTCCGTGTCGAGATCCCGCTGTCGAACGCCCGCGTGAAAGGGGCCCGTGGCCGGTTCCCGGTCAAGCTCATCTACGCGAGCGTCCTGCCGATGATCCTTGTCCGGGCGCTGCAGGCGAATATCCAGTTCCTGGGCCGGATCCTGAACGCCCAGCTGGGCTCGATGCCAGCGTTCCTCGGCACGTACGCCAACGGCCAGCCAACCGGCGGTCTGTTCTACTTCCTTGCCCCCGTTCAGAGCCGTGGCGACTGGATGTGGTGGCTCGAAGGAACGGCCCAACCGGTCTGGCAGATTCTGACTCGGGTCGGTATCGACCTGTTCGTCATGCTGGTCGGCGGCGCTATCTTCGCCGTGTTCTGGGTCGAAACCACCGACATGGGCCCGGAGGCGACGGCCAAGCAGATCCACAACTCCGGGATGCAGATCCCCGGCTTCCGTCAGAACGTCGGCGTCATCGAAAAGGTCCTTGAGCGATATATCCCGCAAGTGACCGTCATCGGTGGGGCCTTGGTCGGACTGCTCGCCGTGATGGCCAACATGCTGGGTACCATCGGCGGCGTCTCCGGTACTGGGCTGCTGCTGACAGTCTCCATCACGTACAAGCTGTACGAGGAGATCGCTGAAGAGCAGCTCATGGAGATGCATCCGATGATGCGCCAGATGTTCGGGTAG
- a CDS encoding glycosyltransferase, whose amino-acid sequence MFYTARELAREHDVELLVIDQEPIDESAVKALRAEFEAIHLFTYSNYKFYLNTLPGLASSKPLQTHYYRFDEVDAWLDDHAHRFDLLHCNHVRTTEYAFGQSPPVTADLVDAISRTYREASKDATGLWRAIYPVEWRRLRKYERSVANSFDHSFIITEADRNFVTGRQSFSSLSILPNGVKPDLIGRGSNEFRTAPNDPRIVFLGKMDYFPNEDAALYFIEEVFPTIRSKYPTAEFQVVGTDPSDRVASTDARPGVTVTGFVNDPAEYLDRADIVVAPMRHGSGLQNKVLEAMALGRPVVATPLAREGINALDGKHIVISDNATEFANAIHQLLSDANKRHAIGTAARTLVEQRYTWPQIGSELRDRISTILDKHAGVE is encoded by the coding sequence ATGTTTTACACAGCCCGCGAACTCGCCCGGGAGCACGATGTTGAATTACTCGTCATCGATCAAGAACCAATCGACGAATCGGCTGTCAAGGCGCTCAGAGCGGAGTTTGAAGCCATCCACCTCTTCACTTATTCCAACTACAAATTCTATCTTAACACGCTACCGGGGCTTGCCTCTTCGAAGCCGCTTCAAACGCATTATTATAGATTCGATGAGGTCGATGCTTGGCTCGACGATCACGCCCACAGGTTTGATCTGCTCCACTGTAACCACGTTCGGACGACCGAGTACGCGTTCGGTCAGTCGCCTCCAGTGACCGCGGACCTCGTAGACGCGATATCTCGGACCTATCGCGAAGCCTCGAAGGACGCGACTGGACTTTGGCGCGCGATCTATCCGGTCGAATGGCGGCGACTCAGGAAGTACGAGCGGTCCGTCGCGAATTCCTTTGATCACTCGTTCATTATCACGGAGGCGGACCGCAACTTTGTCACCGGTCGGCAGTCTTTTTCATCGCTCTCTATCCTCCCGAACGGCGTGAAGCCAGACCTCATCGGACGAGGGTCCAATGAATTCAGGACTGCACCCAATGATCCAAGGATTGTCTTTCTCGGAAAGATGGATTACTTCCCGAACGAAGACGCCGCATTGTACTTTATAGAGGAAGTTTTTCCCACCATTCGGTCCAAGTACCCTACTGCCGAGTTCCAAGTCGTTGGAACAGATCCAAGCGACCGAGTCGCATCAACAGACGCACGCCCGGGCGTGACGGTAACAGGGTTCGTGAATGACCCTGCAGAGTATCTTGATCGCGCTGACATCGTCGTCGCGCCGATGCGACACGGATCCGGGCTCCAGAACAAAGTCCTTGAGGCGATGGCGCTGGGACGGCCCGTCGTCGCTACCCCACTCGCAAGGGAAGGAATCAACGCGTTAGACGGGAAGCATATCGTCATTTCAGACAACGCGACAGAATTCGCCAACGCCATCCATCAGCTACTTTCCGACGCTAATAAACGCCATGCTATCGGCACCGCCGCCAGAACACTGGTTGAGCAGCGGTATACATGGCCCCAAATCGGATCTGAGCTACGCGATCGCATTTCGACTATCCTCGATAAGCACGCCGGTGTGGAGTGA
- a CDS encoding glycosyltransferase family 4 protein produces MQLAVFAEDFYPAINGGALLQWRICQVAAQDGHDVTVFTAKTSETRCLSQVDGVKIHRPMRAKPESAEGYEPHAVLYRIAFSLYTFFYAYRWFSRNDVDGIYASSLSLHWVAKVLSRFKDVPVVNFVGGTPSARSEFQWTPKFFLERLNFRFWLGDFVYCQASRVANVIQTAGNNVETTPGIVNAEAIRMADKSSDREAFRREWGFDSDDIILSFVGRLVPLKNPDTALDIVAGLPDRYKLVVVGDGPMFDQLENTVEQCGLSDRIRFTGVLEHDLALETVAATDAVLLTSDFESHPTVVYEGLTLGKHVFATPVGTIPETDYPRLHAGTVDELPEIIQETEWKPLETYDEEALAKYSIESSTRAILETMESLRTTQQSSEVA; encoded by the coding sequence ATGCAACTCGCTGTATTTGCTGAGGACTTCTATCCCGCGATCAACGGAGGTGCATTATTACAGTGGAGAATCTGCCAGGTCGCTGCACAAGACGGGCACGACGTCACAGTGTTCACGGCGAAGACGAGCGAGACACGATGTTTAAGCCAGGTTGATGGAGTGAAGATTCATCGACCAATGCGTGCGAAGCCAGAATCAGCAGAGGGGTATGAACCGCACGCGGTGTTGTACCGGATCGCGTTTTCGCTGTACACGTTCTTTTATGCGTACCGCTGGTTTAGTCGGAATGATGTCGACGGGATATATGCGAGTTCCCTCTCCTTACATTGGGTTGCGAAGGTACTCTCTCGGTTCAAAGACGTTCCGGTCGTGAATTTCGTCGGTGGAACGCCGTCCGCGAGGTCCGAGTTCCAGTGGACGCCGAAATTTTTTCTTGAGCGTCTCAACTTCAGATTCTGGCTGGGGGACTTCGTCTACTGTCAGGCCTCCCGCGTTGCGAACGTCATCCAAACGGCGGGAAACAACGTCGAAACGACACCCGGTATCGTAAACGCGGAAGCAATCCGCATGGCCGACAAGTCGAGCGACAGAGAAGCTTTCCGACGCGAATGGGGGTTCGACAGCGACGACATCATTCTCAGCTTCGTAGGCAGGCTCGTCCCTCTAAAGAACCCCGACACGGCCCTTGATATCGTCGCCGGTCTTCCCGACCGATATAAACTTGTGGTCGTCGGCGACGGACCGATGTTCGATCAGCTCGAGAATACGGTCGAACAGTGTGGGCTTTCCGACCGCATTCGCTTTACCGGTGTGTTGGAGCACGATTTGGCACTCGAAACTGTCGCAGCGACGGATGCCGTACTGCTCACGTCTGATTTCGAATCACATCCGACAGTTGTGTACGAAGGCCTCACGCTGGGGAAGCATGTGTTCGCGACGCCGGTCGGGACAATTCCAGAAACTGACTACCCACGCCTTCACGCAGGAACGGTCGACGAACTGCCTGAAATAATTCAAGAAACAGAGTGGAAACCACTCGAAACGTACGATGAGGAGGCCCTCGCAAAGTATTCTATCGAGTCATCGACGAGAGCAATACTGGAGACCATGGAATCGCTGCGGACGACGCAGCAAAGTAGCGAGGTGGCGTGA
- a CDS encoding polysaccharide deacetylase family protein, giving the protein MELGWAKHDLNEYDHLSEDRRTETRTLSNLLDWCESAEVPITFDVVGHLLLDACDGNHEGRPGDGWFDADPGTDVESDPLFYAPDMIDAICSSPVPHDVCTHTFSHTPCGEVTSETVDWELRRAQDAHDEFGIPWSRAFVPPRHSSAHERVLKQNGIDTVRTPEPCRLIQMNVGRRLYHNALSPYQPSDGRICDGTAVTPSTPYISLGCPNLSMGQLDPHPVFRLIPVSLRKQWHLRRLCRGVDRAIQSDATLHVWSHLWDLSNAHQRDIVERFIAYAGARQEQGEIDVLTMADFGRVIRQTN; this is encoded by the coding sequence GTGGAACTCGGATGGGCAAAACATGACCTCAACGAGTATGACCACCTCAGTGAAGACCGACGCACCGAAACAAGAACGCTGAGTAATCTCTTGGACTGGTGTGAATCTGCCGAGGTCCCCATTACGTTTGATGTCGTCGGACATCTTTTGCTTGATGCGTGCGATGGCAACCATGAGGGGCGTCCTGGTGACGGGTGGTTCGATGCTGATCCGGGGACAGACGTTGAATCCGACCCTCTGTTCTATGCACCGGACATGATCGATGCAATCTGTTCGAGCCCGGTTCCCCACGACGTATGCACGCACACATTTTCGCACACGCCGTGTGGAGAGGTGACATCGGAAACGGTCGACTGGGAACTGCGACGGGCTCAGGACGCCCACGACGAGTTTGGAATCCCGTGGTCGCGGGCGTTCGTCCCACCGCGTCACAGTTCAGCACACGAGCGTGTGCTCAAACAGAACGGTATCGACACGGTTCGCACTCCCGAACCGTGTCGGCTAATCCAGATGAACGTAGGTCGGCGCCTGTATCACAATGCTTTGTCCCCTTACCAGCCGAGTGACGGACGCATCTGTGATGGAACTGCCGTCACACCGAGCACGCCGTACATCTCGCTCGGGTGTCCGAACCTGTCGATGGGGCAGCTCGACCCGCACCCCGTGTTCAGGCTGATCCCGGTCTCACTTCGAAAACAGTGGCATCTCAGACGGCTCTGCCGCGGCGTCGACAGGGCAATCCAGTCGGACGCCACGCTGCACGTCTGGTCTCACCTTTGGGACCTCTCGAACGCTCACCAGCGGGACATCGTTGAGCGGTTTATTGCCTATGCTGGAGCACGACAGGAGCAGGGTGAAATCGATGTGCTGACCATGGCCGACTTCGGCCGAGTGATCAGGCAAACGAACTAA
- a CDS encoding glycosyltransferase family 4 protein — protein sequence MSTTACFYIGSATAFNVGLTTRNIGLMMNDDLDLHLVGTAVNELNADVHELFSVYGTAYNSTRVGGMQALHSYLRTHDPDVLTHVVQPPIHGTIGATLGSLYDVPFVYRYSGDRFFEYRVASDLQCIKFFAVNNMLGHLPIALSTKYITLGSAGTDRLVSLFFGPNKREVAELPTPVNLDRFSNVGTESPYGVEGPIAISIGRITDLKGAKFIEATLPRLLTRRPDLHVVFIGSKQDSIDVPPALEHRVSFTGPIAPAAVPRYLTFANVLIHPSLTEGLPRVLLESLASGTPVVARDVGDVSSVTENTFTTADEFLDLVSHFESLPVDDVKKFSTDVLRQRYVDFFSSFA from the coding sequence ATGTCAACGACCGCCTGTTTCTACATCGGATCTGCAACCGCATTTAATGTCGGCTTGACGACAAGGAATATCGGTCTGATGATGAACGACGATCTAGACCTCCACCTCGTCGGTACCGCGGTCAACGAACTCAACGCTGACGTACACGAACTATTCTCGGTCTACGGGACCGCGTACAATTCAACCCGAGTTGGCGGGATGCAAGCCCTCCACTCATATCTCCGTACACACGACCCAGATGTACTGACACATGTCGTACAGCCGCCTATTCATGGGACTATCGGAGCGACACTCGGTAGCCTGTACGATGTTCCCTTCGTGTACCGCTACAGCGGCGACAGGTTCTTTGAATACCGAGTCGCGTCCGACTTACAGTGCATTAAATTCTTTGCGGTCAACAACATGCTTGGACATCTCCCCATCGCCCTCTCTACAAAGTATATTACTCTTGGCTCGGCCGGGACTGATCGGTTGGTGTCCCTCTTTTTCGGACCGAACAAACGCGAGGTGGCCGAACTCCCGACGCCGGTGAATCTAGACCGGTTTTCCAACGTCGGGACGGAGTCGCCGTACGGTGTCGAGGGACCTATCGCCATATCAATCGGCAGAATAACTGATTTGAAGGGGGCCAAGTTTATCGAAGCGACCCTCCCCCGCCTGCTTACTCGCCGACCAGACCTGCATGTAGTGTTTATCGGCAGCAAACAAGATTCAATTGATGTTCCGCCAGCGCTGGAGCATCGGGTTTCTTTCACAGGCCCAATCGCTCCAGCAGCGGTCCCAAGATATTTGACATTCGCTAATGTACTGATCCACCCATCTCTTACCGAGGGCCTCCCCAGAGTCCTACTTGAGTCGCTCGCTTCGGGCACACCGGTCGTTGCTCGAGATGTCGGTGACGTGTCATCAGTTACTGAGAACACGTTCACCACGGCGGACGAGTTTCTCGATTTAGTTTCGCACTTCGAGTCACTCCCGGTTGATGACGTCAAAAAGTTCTCAACTGATGTGTTGCGCCAGAGATACGTCGACTTCTTTAGTTCGTTTGCCTGA
- a CDS encoding IS5 family transposase: protein MSKISRFTNKAVQLAKNAVGERGEVAAPEGGGGFAEYAVVSLHCLRVYLEKSYREALDLLSEMPQILGEIGLKPADLPDHSTLVKWFDRIKTALWRVLLRLSAQEHEPSGHAAIDATFFDRENASKHYCRRTNYRVQTLKATALVDTKSQAILDVHCTTEKRHDTQLGWQVARRNAGDLASLAADKGYDWMDLRDKLREEGVRPLIKHREFRPIDHAHNARIDGPRYRQRAMCETVFSTIKRTLGDAVRARTWYGEFRELVLMCAVHNIKQSLKQ from the coding sequence ATGTCGAAGATCTCCCGCTTCACAAACAAAGCGGTCCAGTTAGCTAAAAATGCTGTTGGTGAGCGAGGCGAAGTCGCCGCCCCCGAAGGGGGTGGCGGCTTCGCCGAGTATGCGGTGGTGTCGCTGCACTGTCTGCGGGTTTACCTGGAGAAATCCTACCGAGAAGCACTCGATTTGCTGAGTGAGATGCCACAAATACTCGGGGAGATCGGCCTCAAACCGGCCGATCTCCCCGACCACTCCACGCTAGTCAAGTGGTTTGATAGAATCAAGACAGCGCTCTGGCGAGTGCTGCTGCGCCTGTCGGCGCAGGAGCACGAGCCATCCGGTCACGCCGCCATTGACGCGACATTCTTCGACCGCGAAAACGCTAGCAAACATTACTGCCGTCGGACGAATTACCGAGTACAGACGCTCAAAGCGACAGCTCTCGTCGACACAAAAAGCCAAGCGATTCTGGACGTTCACTGTACGACCGAGAAACGCCACGACACACAGCTCGGCTGGCAGGTCGCCCGCCGCAACGCGGGCGACCTCGCCAGCCTCGCTGCGGACAAAGGCTACGACTGGATGGATTTACGCGACAAACTCCGCGAAGAGGGCGTGAGACCGCTGATCAAACATCGTGAGTTCCGACCCATCGATCACGCGCACAACGCGCGGATCGATGGGCCTCGATACCGCCAACGAGCGATGTGTGAGACCGTCTTCTCCACGATCAAGCGCACGCTCGGCGACGCCGTGCGTGCGCGAACTTGGTACGGTGAATTTCGTGAACTCGTCCTGATGTGTGCGGTTCACAACATCAAGCAATCTCTAAAACAGTGA
- a CDS encoding universal stress protein — protein MFDSILVPTDGSEHATRAAEHGAALSRAFSATLHVMAVIDTRTAGGPFSSGELDDETRDRMTADAEETVTAITDAVDATGTVQTTIRTGNPADEICAYRDERDIDLIAMGTHGRTGVGRYLAGSVTESVVRQADVPVFTVRATEQSRATDSYDDILIPTDGSTSATAAVEPACEIAAQFDSRVHVLNVVNLGDVATGSEYTLPKDLIDTLESQGEKVTERIAARARDSGVDAVTAVVDGFPAADILDYAEENDVDLIAMGTAGRTGLNRFLMGSTTERVIRHADMPVLAVNARDQRGDAT, from the coding sequence ATGTTCGACTCAATCTTGGTTCCGACCGATGGCAGCGAACACGCGACCCGGGCCGCTGAACACGGGGCAGCGCTTTCGCGTGCGTTCAGCGCGACCCTGCACGTCATGGCTGTCATCGATACGCGAACGGCAGGCGGACCATTCAGCAGCGGCGAACTCGACGACGAGACACGCGACCGTATGACGGCTGACGCCGAAGAAACGGTCACAGCTATCACAGACGCGGTAGACGCCACTGGAACGGTACAGACGACTATCCGCACGGGCAATCCTGCTGACGAGATCTGTGCATACCGCGACGAGCGCGATATCGACCTGATTGCGATGGGAACGCACGGACGTACCGGTGTCGGCCGATATCTCGCCGGGAGCGTGACAGAGAGCGTTGTCCGGCAGGCCGATGTCCCCGTTTTTACCGTCCGCGCCACCGAACAGAGTCGCGCCACCGACTCCTATGACGACATTCTCATCCCGACGGACGGAAGCACGTCCGCAACGGCCGCTGTCGAACCGGCTTGCGAGATCGCAGCACAGTTCGACTCCCGCGTTCACGTTTTGAACGTCGTCAACCTCGGCGATGTTGCGACCGGTTCGGAATACACACTGCCGAAAGACCTGATCGATACTCTGGAATCACAGGGTGAGAAAGTGACCGAGCGAATTGCAGCGCGAGCACGCGACTCCGGCGTGGACGCTGTCACAGCGGTCGTCGATGGATTCCCGGCGGCAGATATTCTCGATTACGCCGAGGAGAACGATGTCGATCTCATTGCGATGGGAACGGCCGGTCGGACTGGGCTTAATCGGTTCCTCATGGGCAGCACGACGGAACGGGTCATCAGACACGCTGACATGCCTGTGCTGGCAGTCAATGCCCGAGACCAGCGTGGCGACGCCACCTGA
- a CDS encoding pyridoxamine 5'-phosphate oxidase family protein: protein MSADNPVTMTDEERDALLDNGGTGVLSLAAGDAPPHSVPVSYGYDAPTTTFYFRLAVGAEKSKGELSDRPATFVTYRETDTGWQSVAASGRLEDVEREGIETETLEGLEHVDIPLIDIFERPLREVTFEFYRLVPDDLTGRTEP from the coding sequence ATGTCCGCGGACAACCCGGTTACGATGACGGACGAGGAACGGGACGCGCTTCTGGACAACGGGGGGACGGGCGTCCTCTCGCTCGCCGCCGGTGACGCACCGCCCCACTCGGTTCCGGTATCATACGGGTACGACGCGCCGACTACCACCTTCTATTTCCGGCTGGCTGTCGGCGCTGAGAAGTCGAAGGGCGAACTCAGTGACCGCCCGGCGACGTTTGTGACCTATCGTGAGACGGATACTGGGTGGCAGAGTGTGGCCGCCAGCGGTCGACTTGAAGACGTCGAACGGGAGGGAATTGAGACGGAAACGCTGGAGGGACTCGAACACGTCGACATTCCGCTGATCGACATCTTCGAACGCCCGCTCCGCGAGGTGACATTTGAATTCTACCGCCTCGTCCCGGATGACCTCACGGGACGAACCGAACCCTGA
- a CDS encoding calcium-translocating P-type ATPase, PMCA-type: protein MSEAAHTKPTADVLSGLDSESAGLSASEARSRRDRHGENEITQGSKRTPLDIAVAQFDSALIWVLVAAAILSVWAGHAVDAVLIAVIVLGNGLFGFVQDYRAEGTLESLRELTAPTATVRRDGQSVEVDATELVPGDVIELESGAVVPADGRLIDCQSLEVDEAALTGESTPVAKGTEPVGADTPLAERESMVYKGTNVTRGSAVAVITTTGMNTEVGSIARQLAGTEETDTPLQTELDTLGRTLGIGVIALAALVVPLLVLQGTELVQAALTAISLAVAAVPEGLPAVVTLTLALGVRKMADENALVRRLPAVEALGAVDVICTDKTGTLTEGRMSVSQIWVNNAVVDTDEIDGESLPDRVAKVLRAGTLCSDATLEAGDPTERAIVMAADEAGIDVERLREANPRTDEIPFSSERKWMGTMHDDMVYVKGAPEVILSKCARVLTDTGPADLTADRAEQIREQVGTFADDALRVLAVAYSADAGVVERDDTTGQAADVSDDLIFAGLIGMIDPAREEVADAIAATERAGVGVKMVTGDNVRTAAAIAGELGIGQRVMEGRDVEDCSAEALRDRVESVDVFARTSPEHKVRILQALQANGHTVAMTGDGVNDAPALKNADIGVAMGVRGTDVAKQASDVILLDDNYATIERAIERGRAIFDNVWKFVGYLLSANIAEVAIVFLASLFGYLVLPAVQLLWINLLTDGLPALALGADPKSDDVMQRPPRDPGRGIIDREMLALIGGTGVISTAVMLGLLLVTLAGASTVTPYAMTMVFTGFVFLEFEKLHVIRWLRETPPLSNRWLASAVCGSILLQLAVLYTPLNTYFGTVPLGLADWGLIGGVLLLALPLYLAVASGVKRL from the coding sequence ATGTCCGAAGCCGCCCACACGAAACCGACTGCCGACGTTCTTTCCGGACTGGACAGCGAGTCGGCTGGGCTATCGGCGTCAGAAGCCCGCTCTCGGCGCGACAGACACGGCGAGAACGAAATCACGCAGGGGAGCAAACGGACACCACTCGATATCGCTGTTGCACAGTTCGACAGCGCCCTTATCTGGGTTCTCGTTGCGGCCGCGATACTGTCCGTGTGGGCGGGACACGCTGTCGACGCAGTACTGATAGCCGTGATTGTACTCGGGAACGGCCTGTTCGGCTTCGTACAGGACTACCGTGCAGAGGGGACGCTCGAATCCTTGCGAGAACTGACCGCTCCAACCGCGACAGTCAGGCGCGACGGCCAATCTGTCGAGGTCGACGCAACCGAACTCGTTCCGGGTGACGTTATCGAACTGGAGAGCGGTGCTGTCGTTCCCGCCGACGGTCGGCTGATTGACTGTCAGTCCTTGGAAGTAGACGAAGCAGCGCTCACTGGTGAGAGTACGCCGGTCGCGAAGGGAACTGAGCCGGTTGGAGCCGATACACCGCTTGCTGAGCGCGAATCGATGGTGTACAAGGGGACGAACGTCACGCGCGGCTCGGCCGTTGCTGTCATCACGACAACCGGGATGAACACTGAGGTCGGGTCTATCGCCCGCCAGCTCGCGGGCACGGAGGAAACTGACACACCACTCCAGACTGAACTCGACACACTCGGGCGGACACTCGGTATCGGTGTGATAGCCCTTGCTGCGCTCGTGGTCCCACTTCTCGTCCTCCAGGGGACCGAGCTGGTTCAGGCGGCACTCACCGCGATATCGCTCGCGGTGGCTGCGGTTCCGGAAGGCCTTCCAGCGGTGGTGACGCTAACGCTGGCCCTCGGTGTTCGGAAAATGGCCGACGAGAACGCGCTCGTGCGGCGCTTGCCCGCCGTCGAGGCGCTGGGCGCCGTCGATGTCATCTGTACGGACAAAACCGGGACGCTGACCGAGGGCCGAATGTCAGTTAGTCAGATCTGGGTCAACAACGCTGTTGTCGACACTGACGAGATCGACGGGGAATCCTTGCCGGACCGCGTTGCCAAAGTACTCCGTGCAGGGACACTGTGTAGCGATGCGACGCTCGAAGCGGGCGACCCGACCGAGCGGGCCATTGTCATGGCGGCTGATGAAGCCGGAATCGACGTCGAACGTCTCCGTGAAGCGAACCCGAGAACAGACGAAATCCCGTTCTCCTCGGAACGCAAGTGGATGGGCACCATGCACGATGACATGGTCTACGTCAAAGGTGCGCCTGAAGTCATCCTCTCGAAGTGTGCCCGTGTCCTCACCGACACTGGACCGGCGGACCTGACGGCCGACAGAGCCGAGCAGATCAGGGAACAGGTCGGTACGTTCGCTGATGACGCGCTCAGGGTACTCGCAGTGGCGTACTCAGCGGATGCCGGCGTGGTCGAACGCGATGACACAACCGGGCAGGCCGCCGATGTCAGTGACGACCTGATCTTCGCTGGGCTGATCGGCATGATCGACCCGGCCCGTGAGGAGGTGGCCGACGCGATTGCGGCGACCGAGCGTGCCGGCGTTGGCGTGAAGATGGTAACCGGCGACAACGTCCGGACCGCCGCGGCCATCGCCGGCGAACTCGGGATCGGCCAGCGCGTGATGGAGGGCCGCGACGTCGAGGACTGTTCTGCGGAAGCGCTCCGTGACCGTGTCGAGTCTGTAGACGTGTTCGCACGCACGTCTCCGGAGCACAAAGTACGGATTCTGCAAGCGTTGCAGGCGAACGGTCATACTGTCGCAATGACTGGCGACGGTGTCAACGACGCACCGGCGCTGAAAAACGCCGATATCGGCGTCGCGATGGGCGTCCGCGGAACTGACGTTGCCAAACAGGCCAGCGACGTTATCTTGCTGGACGATAACTACGCGACAATCGAGCGGGCAATCGAGCGCGGGCGGGCGATCTTCGACAACGTCTGGAAGTTCGTCGGCTATCTGCTGAGTGCCAATATCGCAGAAGTGGCTATCGTCTTTCTCGCCTCGCTCTTTGGCTACCTCGTCTTGCCGGCGGTGCAGTTGCTGTGGATTAATCTCCTGACTGACGGACTGCCAGCGCTCGCGCTCGGGGCCGACCCGAAAAGCGATGACGTGATGCAGCGGCCGCCCAGAGACCCGGGCCGGGGCATCATCGACCGCGAGATGCTCGCCCTCATCGGGGGAACAGGCGTCATTTCGACAGCCGTAATGCTCGGGCTGCTACTGGTCACGCTTGCCGGCGCATCCACAGTCACGCCGTACGCGATGACGATGGTATTCACCGGGTTTGTCTTCCTCGAATTCGAGAAACTGCACGTGATTCGCTGGCTCCGGGAGACACCGCCACTCTCGAATCGGTGGCTGGCGTCCGCAGTTTGTGGGTCGATACTCCTGCAGCTTGCCGTCCTCTACACCCCACTCAACACATACTTCGGGACGGTCCCGCTCGGTCTCGCCGACTGGGGATTGATTGGTGGAGTCCTCCTCCTCGCTCTGCCGCTGTACCTCGCTGTCGCCAGCGGTGTGAAGCGCCTCTAA